In Spirochaetia bacterium 38H-sp, the genomic window GGTACATACTCCCCAAGCGCAGGGTCACCCGATATCCACAAGCAGGTCTTGGGATCAAGATACCTTGCCCCGTAATAATAAAGCCCTGTCTCCTCATCTAGCTCCTTGCCTGTAAACCTGTACAGCGTACTGTACAGATTAAGACTGTCCTTACTATCTATCCACTCTTCCTCGTACACATATCTCAAATCCCCTTCTCTTTACTATCTCCTGCCTCTCCTGATTCCTCCAAATCTACAACAAAAATTTCCAACGCCTTGCTTCAAATTCCATAAAACCTTATACCGAACGTCGGGACTGCGCCCCATAAAGCCCACTACCCAAGCAGGGCGCAGCCCCTCCTGCCTCCGGCTAACACGGGGCAAAGGCAGGCTGCCACTAAGTCTTATTGTAAAACAACTTTTAGCCTCTCACCAGTTAAAAGCCTAAGAACTTAAGGTGTTGGATAATGTCCAGTATAGTACTCTTCCATCGCCAAGTAAGCACTTAGCCACCCACTGGTTTGGAGTTTAGGTATATGACTCCAAGTATATAACAAACCCGTATTAAACAGATATGAATACGATTTTAATTACCATAACATGGATCTCCGCAGCCGGTGCAGTCATATTTTGCTGCTTCTTCTCCAGTTTTTATGATATAATTATTAATCAAAGAATCCCAAATCAATTTTAGTCTTTGTTCTCCATGAAATTCGTCAAAATATGAAATAATAATAAAAACTGTTTTATCTTTC contains:
- a CDS encoding RHS repeat-associated core domain-containing protein, which produces MYEEEWIDSKDSLNLYSTLYRFTGKELDEETGLYYYGARYLDPKTCLWISGDPALGEYVP